The Columba livia isolate bColLiv1 breed racing homer chromosome 21, bColLiv1.pat.W.v2, whole genome shotgun sequence genome has a segment encoding these proteins:
- the LOC102097729 gene encoding ATPase family AAA domain-containing protein 3, producing the protein MSWLFGLNRGAAPGGGGDAAAGAAGLSLPPAPGGGAAGGGGGAGDRQPPKDKWSNFDPTGLERAAKAARELDASRHAKDALSLAQMQEQTLQLEQQAKLKEYEAAIEQLKNEQIRVQAEERRKTLSEETKQHQARAQYQDKLARQRYDEQMRQQQLANEENLRKQEESVQKQEAMRRATVEREMELRHKNEMLRVEAEARARAKAERENADIIREQIRLKAAEHRQTVLESLKTAGMLFGEGFRAFVTDWDKVTATVAGLTLLAVGVYSAKNATAVAGRYIEARLGKPSLVRETSRITVLEALKHPIKVGKRLTSKAQDALEGVVLSPQLEARVRDIAIATRNTKKNKSLYRNILMYGPPGTGKTLFAKKLAVHSGMDYAIMTGGDVAPMGREGVTAMHKLFDWANTSRRGLLLFVDEADAFLRKRATEKISEDLRATLNAFLHRTGQHSNKFMLVLASNQPEQFDWAINDRIDEMVNFDLPQLEERERLVRMYFDKHILQPATEGKQRLKLAQFDYGQKCSEIARLTEGMSGREISQLAVAWQAAAYASEDGVLTEAMIDARVADAVRQHKQKMEWLKAEGAEASKESGKNPLLPFPKGTPV; encoded by the exons ATGTCGTGGCTGTTCGGGCTGAAccgcggggcggccccggggggcggcggggacgcggcggcgggagcggccggGCTGTCCCTCCCGCCGGCtccggggggcggcgcggcggggggaggcggcggcgccggggACCGTCAGCCGCCCAAGGACAAATGGAGCAACTTCGACCCCACGGGCCTGGAGCGGGCGGCCAAGGCGGCGCGGGAGCTGGACGCGTCCC GCCACGCGAAAGATGCTCTTAGTCTCGCCCAGATGCAAGAGCAGACcttgcagctggagcagcaagcGAAACTGAAG GAGTATGAAGCTGCCATAGAACAGCTGAAGAATGAGCAGATACGGGTACAAGCAGAAGAGAGACGAAAAACGCTcagtgaagaaacaaaacagcatcAAGCA cGAGCCCAGTACCAGGACAAGCTGGCAAGGCAGCGCTATGATGAACAGATGCGACAGCAG CAACTTGCTAATGAAGAGAATCTGCGGAAGCAGGAGGAATCTGTACAGAAGCAGGAGGCCATGAGACGTG ctaCCGTGGAGCGAGAGATGGAGCTGCGGCATAAGAACGAGATGCTGCGTGTGGAGGCAGAGGCAAGAGCCCGTGCCAAGGCTGAGCGGGAGAACGCAGACATCATTCGGGAGCAGATCCGCTTAAAAGCTGCTGAGCATCGCCAGACAGTATTAGAGTCCCTCAA GACAGCTGGGATGCTCTTTGGGGAAGGATTCCGCGCTTTCGTAACAGACTGGGATAAAGTTACAGCCACG GTGGCAGGTCTAACCCTGTTGGCAGTGGGTGTTTACTCCGCCAAGAATGCCACGGCGGTAGCGGGGCGATACATAGAAGCACGTTTGGGCAAACCTTCCCTGGTGAGAGAAACCTCACGCATTACTGTGCTGGAGGCGCTGAAGCATCCCATCAAG GTTGGTAAGCGTCTTACCAGCAAGGCGCAGGATGCCCTTGAAGGAGTTGTTCTCAGC CCACAGTTAGAGGCGCGTGTGAGAGACATTGCCATAGCAACACGAaatacaaaaaagaataaaagcctATACAGGAATATTCTCATGTACGGTCCCCCCGGCACTGGAAAGACGCTCTTTGCCAAG aaattaGCTGTGCACTCGGGCATGGACTATGCCATCATGACCGGTGGCGACGTTGCCCCTATGGGGCGGGAAGGAGTCACTGCCATGCACAAACTCTTCGACTGGGCAAACACCAGTAGGAGAGG CCTCTTGCTGTTTGTGGATGAAGCGGATGCGTTTCTGCGGAAGAGGGCAACA GAGAAAATCAGTGAAGATCTCAGAGCGACTTTAAATGCATTCCTGCACAGAACAGGGCAGCACAGCAACAA GTTTATGCTTGTTTTAGCAAGCAACCAGCCTGAGCAGTTTGATTGGGCCATCAACGACCGAATAGACGAAATGGTGAACTTTGATCTGCCGCAGCTGGAAGAACGGGAGCGGCTCGTCAGGATGTATTTTGATAAGCATATCCTGCAGCCAGCCACAGAGGGTAAACA ACGTTTGAAGCTGGCGCAGTTTGACTACGGGCAGAAGTGCTCGGAGATTGCCAGGCTGACAGAGGGCATGTCTGGCCGAGAGATCTCTCAGCTCGCTGTGGCCTGGCAG GCTGCAGCGTATGCGTCCGAGGACGGCGTTCTCACAGAGGCCATGATCGATGCCCGCGTGGCTGATGCCGTGCGGCAACATAAGCAGAAGATGGAGTGGCTGAAAGCGGAGGGTGCGGAAGCAAGCAAAGAGTCTGGGAAGAACCCGCTGCTGCCTTTCCCCAAGGGAACACCGGTGTGA
- the VWA1 gene encoding von Willebrand factor A domain-containing protein 1 isoform X1, protein MLAKTVISLGLWLQFAAGQNAPGRGPQPSVSNSEGDLLFLLDSSGSVSYYEFSKVKEFIWDLLRPFTFGPKDVQTSIIHISTTPTMEFPFDRYLSSGTVQQAIRDTRQLMGDTNTGQALSYAKEKFFSDGAGARPDVPKVLVWVTDGFSTDDISEPMQLLKDMGVTVFIVSTGRGNYLELSAAASQPPEKHLHFVDVDDLPIITKELRDAILDVIQANRLHAVDITSSSFRLTWPQLLSQETGYYTLEYAPAGDLARKRTTQVSGAHTSLTLSNLAPETAYEVVLIPESNIHYFPPQATRVTTLPEEITPAQVFISESGPHSFQVSWAPMLDSVMGYQILYGPLPGNSAKLLEVDGKKNSTVVENLAPNTTYLVTVTAVYNSGKERSLSAKACTQEEGSKVRHLRFEDMGPNTLKASWDAADGKVLGYRVRCRRQTGPSSVLSVSPQVHSVLLTDLPSGTTNKVCVKPVYKNQAGKGLCRLVHMQPATDAQGYNHRPTA, encoded by the exons ATGTTGGCCAAGACAGTGATTTCTCTGGGTTTGTGGCTGCAGTTTGCTGCGGGACAGAACGCACCTGGGAGAG GTCCCCAGCCATCTGTTTCCAATTCTGAGGGGGACCTCCTCTTCTTGCTGGACAGCTCTGGCAGCGTCTCCTACTATGAGTTTTCCAAGGTCAAGGAATTCATATGGGACCTTTTGCGGCCTTTCACCTTTGGCCCCAAGGATGTCCAGACCAGCATCATCCACATCAGCACGACACCCACCATGGAGTTCCCCTTTGACCGGTACCTGTCCAGCGGGACTGTGCAACAAGCCATCCGGGACACTCGGCAGCTCATGGGTGACACTAACACAGGCCAAGCGCTCTCCTACGCCAAGGAGAAGTTCTTCAGTGATGGAGCTGGTGCCCGGCCAGATGTTCCCAAGGTGCTGGTTTGGGTGACAGACGGTTTCTCCACTGATGACATCTCGGAACCCATGCAGCTCCTGAAGGACATGGGAGTGACAGTCTTCATTGTCAGCACTGGCCGTGGGAATTACTTGgagctctctgctgctgccagccaaCCTCCCGAGAAGCACCTGCACTTTGTGGATGTTGATGACCTGCCCATCATCACCAAGGAGCTTCGAGATGCCATCCTAG ACGTTATCCAAGCAAATCGGCTCCATGCAGTGGATATCACCTCAAGCAGCTTCCGCCTGACGTGGCCCCAACTCCTCTCCCAAGAAACCGGCTACTACACCCTGGAGTACGCCCCAGCAGGTGATCTAGCGAGGAAGAGGACAACCCAGGTGTCTGGGGCTCACACAAGCCTCACGCTAAGCAACCTCGCACCAGAAACTGCTTACGAGGTTGTACTCATTCCTGAATCCAACATCCACTACTTCCCTCCGCAGGCAACAAGAGTTACTACTCTGCCAG AGGAAATAACCCCGGCTCAGGTCTTCATCTCGGAGTCTGGGCCACACAGCTTCCAGGTCAGTTGGGCTCCCATGCTGGACAGTGTGATGGGTTATCAGATCCTGTATGGGCCGCTGCCCGGGAACTCGGCGAAGCTGCTGGAGGTGGATGGTAAGAAAAACAGCACCGTGGTGGAGAATCTGGCACCCAATACAACCTATCTAGTGACAGTGACTGCCGTGTACAACTCGGGAAAGGAGAGATCCCTGTCAGCCAAAGCATGCACCCAGGAAG AGGGCTCCAAAGTGAGGCACCTTCGCTTTGAAGACATGGGTCCCAACACTCTGAAAGCCTCCTGGGACGCTGCCGATGGGAAAGTCCTCGGCTACAGAGTCAGATGCCGGCGGCAAACCGGCCCTTCGTCTGTCCTCAGCGTTTCGCCGCAGGTCCACAGCGTGCTCCTCACGGACCTGCCCTCGGGCACCACCAACAAAGTGTGTGTGAAGCCCGTGTACAAGAACCAGGCGGGCAAAGGGCTGTGCCGCTTGGTGCACATGCAGCCGG CTACAGATGCCCAAGGATACAACCACAGACCAACAGCATGA
- the VWA1 gene encoding von Willebrand factor A domain-containing protein 1 isoform X2, translated as MLAKTVISLGLWLQFAAGQNAPGRGPQPSVSNSEGDLLFLLDSSGSVSYYEFSKVKEFIWDLLRPFTFGPKDVQTSIIHISTTPTMEFPFDRYLSSGTVQQAIRDTRQLMGDTNTGQALSYAKEKFFSDGAGARPDVPKVLVWVTDGFSTDDISEPMQLLKDMGVTVFIVSTGRGNYLELSAAASQPPEKHLHFVDVDDLPIITKELRDAILDVIQANRLHAVDITSSSFRLTWPQLLSQETGYYTLEYAPAGDLARKRTTQVSGAHTSLTLSNLAPETAYEVVLIPESNIHYFPPQATRVTTLPEEITPAQVFISESGPHSFQVSWAPMLDSVMGYQILYGPLPGNSAKLLEVDGKKNSTVVENLAPNTTYLVTVTAVYNSGKERSLSAKACTQEEGSKVRHLRFEDMGPNTLKASWDAADGKVLGYRVRCRRQTGPSSVLSVSPQVHSVLLTDLPSGTTNKVCVKPVYKNQAGKGLCRLVHMQPDAQGYNHRPTA; from the exons ATGTTGGCCAAGACAGTGATTTCTCTGGGTTTGTGGCTGCAGTTTGCTGCGGGACAGAACGCACCTGGGAGAG GTCCCCAGCCATCTGTTTCCAATTCTGAGGGGGACCTCCTCTTCTTGCTGGACAGCTCTGGCAGCGTCTCCTACTATGAGTTTTCCAAGGTCAAGGAATTCATATGGGACCTTTTGCGGCCTTTCACCTTTGGCCCCAAGGATGTCCAGACCAGCATCATCCACATCAGCACGACACCCACCATGGAGTTCCCCTTTGACCGGTACCTGTCCAGCGGGACTGTGCAACAAGCCATCCGGGACACTCGGCAGCTCATGGGTGACACTAACACAGGCCAAGCGCTCTCCTACGCCAAGGAGAAGTTCTTCAGTGATGGAGCTGGTGCCCGGCCAGATGTTCCCAAGGTGCTGGTTTGGGTGACAGACGGTTTCTCCACTGATGACATCTCGGAACCCATGCAGCTCCTGAAGGACATGGGAGTGACAGTCTTCATTGTCAGCACTGGCCGTGGGAATTACTTGgagctctctgctgctgccagccaaCCTCCCGAGAAGCACCTGCACTTTGTGGATGTTGATGACCTGCCCATCATCACCAAGGAGCTTCGAGATGCCATCCTAG ACGTTATCCAAGCAAATCGGCTCCATGCAGTGGATATCACCTCAAGCAGCTTCCGCCTGACGTGGCCCCAACTCCTCTCCCAAGAAACCGGCTACTACACCCTGGAGTACGCCCCAGCAGGTGATCTAGCGAGGAAGAGGACAACCCAGGTGTCTGGGGCTCACACAAGCCTCACGCTAAGCAACCTCGCACCAGAAACTGCTTACGAGGTTGTACTCATTCCTGAATCCAACATCCACTACTTCCCTCCGCAGGCAACAAGAGTTACTACTCTGCCAG AGGAAATAACCCCGGCTCAGGTCTTCATCTCGGAGTCTGGGCCACACAGCTTCCAGGTCAGTTGGGCTCCCATGCTGGACAGTGTGATGGGTTATCAGATCCTGTATGGGCCGCTGCCCGGGAACTCGGCGAAGCTGCTGGAGGTGGATGGTAAGAAAAACAGCACCGTGGTGGAGAATCTGGCACCCAATACAACCTATCTAGTGACAGTGACTGCCGTGTACAACTCGGGAAAGGAGAGATCCCTGTCAGCCAAAGCATGCACCCAGGAAG AGGGCTCCAAAGTGAGGCACCTTCGCTTTGAAGACATGGGTCCCAACACTCTGAAAGCCTCCTGGGACGCTGCCGATGGGAAAGTCCTCGGCTACAGAGTCAGATGCCGGCGGCAAACCGGCCCTTCGTCTGTCCTCAGCGTTTCGCCGCAGGTCCACAGCGTGCTCCTCACGGACCTGCCCTCGGGCACCACCAACAAAGTGTGTGTGAAGCCCGTGTACAAGAACCAGGCGGGCAAAGGGCTGTGCCGCTTGGTGCACATGCAGCCGG ATGCCCAAGGATACAACCACAGACCAACAGCATGA